One genomic window of Dehalococcoidia bacterium includes the following:
- a CDS encoding transcriptional regulator, translated as MNPQRRSVRLAKILELLRGRKAGYTARELADITGRNIRTIQRDINVLQSEMGEPLMEDRGRYALLREERLSPLELTLQQARALFIATRLFLRYSDEGDPFAAEALRKVAQIMPQRVRELVRAAAETVASRSFDAEFARHMTTVTEAWSRQRVLKLSYRSAGRQRPREVIVEPYFIEPSAAGFATYLIAYSRTHESMRTFKVERIVSAEMLPQAFAVPDDFDIDALLSSAWGIIWGEGKTVELQFSPDVAWRVRETRWHPTQSVEDLPGGGVLLTMTVAGMMEVGRWVRSWGDKCQVLAPPELRAELREEALRLARQYASPARPAPRKRTTSRQPAAASKGQARLGA; from the coding sequence ATGAATCCCCAGCGGCGCTCTGTGCGCCTTGCGAAAATCCTCGAGTTGCTGCGCGGTCGCAAGGCCGGCTACACGGCGCGTGAACTCGCGGACATCACCGGCCGCAACATCCGGACGATTCAGCGGGACATCAATGTGCTGCAGTCGGAGATGGGCGAACCGCTCATGGAGGATCGCGGCCGGTACGCGCTGCTCCGCGAAGAGCGGCTCTCGCCCCTCGAACTGACCCTCCAGCAGGCGCGCGCGCTCTTTATCGCCACGCGCCTCTTCCTCCGTTACAGCGACGAGGGCGACCCGTTTGCCGCCGAGGCGCTCCGCAAGGTCGCGCAGATCATGCCGCAACGCGTGCGCGAACTCGTCCGCGCCGCCGCCGAGACCGTCGCCTCCCGGTCGTTCGATGCGGAGTTCGCCCGCCACATGACGACCGTCACCGAAGCGTGGTCACGCCAACGCGTGCTCAAACTCAGCTATCGGTCGGCCGGAAGGCAGCGGCCTCGCGAGGTGATCGTGGAGCCATACTTCATCGAGCCCAGCGCCGCCGGCTTCGCCACCTACCTGATCGCCTACTCCCGCACGCACGAGAGCATGCGCACCTTCAAGGTGGAGCGCATCGTCTCCGCCGAGATGCTGCCGCAGGCGTTCGCCGTCCCCGACGACTTCGACATCGATGCGTTGCTGTCGTCGGCATGGGGCATCATCTGGGGCGAAGGGAAGACCGTCGAGCTGCAATTCTCCCCGGACGTCGCGTGGCGCGTGAGGGAAACGCGCTGGCACCCCACCCAGTCCGTCGAAGATCTGCCCGGTGGCGGTGTCCTGCTCACCATGACGGTCGCCGGCATGATGGAAGTCGGCCGCTGGGTGCGTAGCTGGGGCGATAAGTGCCAGGTGCTGGCGCCACCCGAACTGCGCGCCGAACTGCGGGAGGAAGCTCTGCGCCTCGCGCGTCAGTACGCCAGCCCCGCGAGGCCCGCCCCGCGCAAGCGCACAACCTCCCGCCAGCCGGCAGCGGCATCGAAAGGGCAAGCGCGCCTCGGGGCCTGA
- a CDS encoding glycoside hydrolase family 172 protein, with the protein MTISSGGLNGLTRLRDARSARSSSWDRTGGNADYVTILPGDRHLMAEMSGPGCVRHVWLTLASPEVRYPRRSVLRMWWDGASTPCVEVPTGDFFGVGHGITPEYWSLPLAMSPRSGRGFNCFFPMPFNDGGRIEIANDGDKPLVCYFYVDYETYERRVDDIALFHAQWRRENPTDGWGAKGEPHGNREREEFWKRPNLEGAGNYVILEATGRGHYAGCNLNVDVFERQQNDWYGEGDDMIWIDGELRLRGTGTEDYFGTAWSPTRAFHTPYYGLPVYSGSADWPWSGKNSMYRWHIEDPIHFRESIKVTIEHGHANDLSNDYSSTAYWYQTEPHGAFPVLPPVAGRLPR; encoded by the coding sequence ATGACGATCAGCTCTGGCGGACTGAATGGGTTGACGCGGCTACGCGATGCGCGGAGCGCGCGAAGCTCTTCGTGGGACCGGACCGGCGGCAATGCCGACTACGTGACGATTCTGCCCGGCGACCGTCACCTGATGGCTGAGATGAGCGGCCCTGGCTGCGTCCGGCACGTATGGCTGACGCTGGCTTCGCCGGAAGTGCGGTATCCACGCCGCAGCGTGCTCCGCATGTGGTGGGACGGCGCATCGACGCCGTGCGTCGAGGTGCCGACGGGGGACTTCTTCGGCGTCGGGCACGGCATCACGCCGGAGTACTGGTCGCTACCCCTTGCGATGAGTCCGCGGAGCGGTCGCGGATTCAACTGCTTCTTCCCGATGCCGTTTAACGACGGCGGGCGCATCGAGATCGCGAATGACGGCGACAAGCCGCTTGTTTGCTACTTCTACGTCGACTACGAGACGTACGAACGTCGCGTCGACGACATTGCCCTGTTCCACGCGCAGTGGCGGCGCGAGAACCCGACCGACGGCTGGGGAGCGAAGGGCGAACCGCACGGGAATCGCGAACGCGAAGAGTTCTGGAAGCGTCCGAACCTGGAGGGCGCAGGGAATTACGTGATCCTGGAAGCGACCGGGCGGGGGCACTACGCAGGATGCAACCTCAACGTCGATGTGTTCGAGCGGCAACAGAACGACTGGTACGGCGAAGGCGACGACATGATCTGGATCGATGGCGAACTGCGGCTGCGCGGCACCGGCACCGAGGACTACTTCGGTACGGCGTGGTCGCCGACGCGGGCGTTCCACACGCCGTATTACGGGCTGCCTGTGTACTCGGGCAGCGCCGACTGGCCGTGGTCCGGCAAGAACTCGATGTACCGCTGGCACATCGAAGATCCGATTCACTTTCGTGAGTCGATCAAGGTGACGATCGAGCACGGTCACGCCAACGACCTGTCAAACGACTACTCGAGCACGGCGTACTGGTACCAGACGGAGCCTCACGGTGCGTTTCCCGTTTTGCCGCCGGTCGCGGGACGGCTGCCTCGATAG
- a CDS encoding antibiotic biosynthesis monooxygenase produces the protein MFIAMNNFTVAAGKGEEFEQIWKGRDSYLKDVPGIVHFALLRGDAEGEYISHSTWESRDAFIAWTQSEAFRAGHRQGSLMGVLQGPPAVKLFEAVIEQEFRSPAKA, from the coding sequence ATGTTCATTGCGATGAACAACTTCACGGTGGCGGCGGGGAAGGGCGAGGAGTTTGAGCAGATCTGGAAAGGCCGCGACAGCTATCTGAAGGATGTTCCGGGCATCGTTCATTTCGCGCTGCTGCGGGGCGATGCGGAGGGCGAATACATCAGCCACAGCACCTGGGAGAGCCGCGACGCGTTCATCGCCTGGACGCAGAGCGAGGCCTTCAGGGCCGGGCACCGACAGGGTTCGTTGATGGGTGTCCTGCAGGGGCCGCCGGCGGTGAAACTCTTCGAGGCGGTAATCGAGCAGGAGTTCAGGTCGCCCGCGAAGGCGTAA
- a CDS encoding type II secretion system F family protein, whose product MDPLALGSAAAIFGMVLFFVLGVTARGSGSMARQRLESFKRGSDADTEIEVPGFGQRMVAPLVQGAARSLGNLLPKTLLSGVERKLITAGEPMNLNGFLTMVLVSSAAATGIGLLIMFVMRSSMGPMQFGIFGLLAFVGFYLPFYIVNSRARQRQHAIVKSLPDAFDLITTCVEAGLGLDAALSRVSEKVQGPFAQELSRSLREIALGKTRRDALKELGDRTQVPDLMQFTNAVIQAEAMGSSIGQVLRVQSDQLRIRRRQRAEEQAYKAPVKMLFPLVICIFPTLFIVILGPAIITIMNGFE is encoded by the coding sequence ATGGATCCCCTGGCACTGGGAAGCGCGGCCGCGATCTTCGGCATGGTGTTGTTCTTCGTGCTGGGTGTGACGGCGCGCGGTTCGGGAAGCATGGCCCGCCAGCGGCTCGAGTCGTTCAAGCGCGGGTCGGATGCGGACACGGAGATCGAAGTGCCGGGCTTCGGCCAGCGGATGGTCGCTCCACTGGTACAGGGCGCGGCGCGGAGTCTGGGCAATCTGCTGCCGAAAACGCTGCTGTCCGGCGTGGAACGCAAGTTGATCACGGCCGGCGAGCCGATGAATCTGAACGGGTTCCTGACGATGGTGCTTGTCTCGTCGGCGGCGGCGACGGGGATTGGGCTGCTGATCATGTTCGTGATGCGCTCATCGATGGGGCCGATGCAGTTCGGCATCTTCGGGTTGCTCGCGTTCGTCGGATTCTACCTGCCGTTCTACATCGTGAACTCGCGCGCACGACAGCGTCAGCATGCGATCGTCAAGAGCCTGCCGGACGCGTTCGACCTGATTACGACGTGCGTCGAGGCCGGCCTGGGGCTCGATGCGGCGCTGTCTCGCGTTTCAGAGAAGGTGCAGGGGCCGTTCGCGCAGGAGCTTTCACGGTCGCTCCGGGAGATCGCCCTCGGAAAGACGCGGCGCGATGCGCTGAAGGAACTGGGAGACCGGACGCAGGTGCCGGACCTGATGCAGTTCACCAATGCCGTGATCCAGGCCGAGGCGATGGGTTCGTCGATCGGCCAGGTGCTGCGCGTGCAGTCGGACCAGTTGCGGATCCGGCGCCGGCAGCGGGCGGAAGAGCAGGCGTACAAAGCGCCGGTCAAGATGCTCTTTCCACTCGTGATCTGCATCTTTCCGACGTTGTTCATCGTCATCCTGGGACCTGCGATCATCACGATTATGAACGGGTTCGAGTGA
- a CDS encoding type II secretion system F family protein codes for MIDPLAAVAAFSVMATIVVALFAFYGSAMPQSQAVRGRLQGLMSGTSVVDVGGGVPGALRVTREGGILGDLFKGNSEDLALQLERADMSVRPGEFIAMKFGFAAAAFVMPIAFIPGVTAWIVGAVAAVVAYNGPMFYLTRKRKSRVAKMNAQLPEALQIISNALKAGFGLLQAMDNAADQLSHPISTELGRTIHEMNIGSSAEEALVALSDRSGSYDLDIVVTAILVQRTVGGNLGEILDNVAETMRERIRIRGEITTLTAQQKLTGLVIGFIPIGVGVLFQIMSPGYIEPLFTTFMGRFMIGLAVVLEVIGVMVIQRILNIEV; via the coding sequence ATGATCGATCCGCTTGCAGCAGTAGCAGCATTCTCGGTCATGGCGACCATCGTGGTGGCGCTCTTCGCGTTCTACGGTTCGGCCATGCCGCAATCACAGGCCGTGCGCGGCCGCCTGCAGGGGCTGATGTCCGGCACGTCTGTCGTAGACGTGGGGGGCGGGGTGCCGGGCGCGCTTCGGGTGACACGCGAAGGCGGCATTTTGGGCGACCTGTTTAAGGGAAACAGCGAAGACCTGGCGCTTCAACTCGAGCGGGCGGACATGAGTGTGCGCCCGGGCGAGTTCATCGCGATGAAGTTCGGGTTCGCCGCGGCGGCGTTCGTGATGCCGATCGCCTTCATACCGGGCGTAACCGCGTGGATCGTGGGCGCAGTGGCGGCAGTGGTCGCGTACAACGGGCCGATGTTCTACCTGACGCGAAAGCGCAAGTCACGCGTGGCGAAGATGAACGCGCAGCTCCCGGAAGCGCTCCAGATTATTTCGAACGCGCTGAAGGCGGGCTTCGGCCTGCTCCAGGCCATGGACAACGCCGCGGACCAGCTCTCGCACCCGATCTCGACGGAGCTAGGGCGGACGATTCACGAAATGAACATCGGTTCGAGCGCGGAAGAGGCGCTCGTGGCGCTGAGCGATCGCTCGGGGAGCTACGACCTGGACATCGTGGTCACGGCGATCCTGGTGCAGCGCACGGTCGGCGGTAACCTCGGCGAGATCCTGGACAACGTGGCGGAGACGATGCGCGAGCGGATTCGCATCCGGGGGGAGATCACGACGTTGACGGCGCAGCAGAAGCTCACCGGCCTGGTGATCGGGTTCATTCCGATCGGCGTGGGCGTGCTGTTCCAGATCATGAGTCCCGGGTACATCGAGCCGCTCTTCACGACGTTCATGGGCCGGTTCATGATCGGCCTGGCGGTCGTGCTGGAAGTGATCGGTGTGATGGTCATTCAGCGCATCCTGAATATCGAGGTATAA
- a CDS encoding CpaF family protein, translating to MSQFQWQQRRVQPGQGSTGAAGGGFGQRPNQLSQNVVALNELKFTLHQRLIEELDPNKLEGLGKEKAREAVEQAARTLIAQEMPGIVGTTRDELVSAVADEVLGFGPLEPLLRDGAISEVMVNAPDTVFYEKEGRLYLSSVRFRDDTHIMRIVERIVAPLGRRVDESSPMVDARLPDGSRVNIIIPPVAPKSPTVTIRKFRTDKMTINDLVATGALTNELAEFFRACVQAQLNILISGGTGSGKTTMLNALSSFIPDTERIVTIEDPTELQLQQGHVVTLEARPASLEGKGEVTQRDLVRNSLRMRPDRIIVGEVRGPEAFDMLQAMNTGHEGSLGTVHANTPRDALARIENMVMMAGFELPVKAIREQMSSALHVVIQIARFPDGTRKVVSVAEVSGMEGQVVTMQDLFRFVQTGVDTDGRILGELRTTGIRPRFVEKFEVSGIHLPPDLFAVAGSVL from the coding sequence ATGAGTCAGTTTCAGTGGCAGCAGCGGAGGGTCCAGCCGGGCCAGGGATCGACGGGGGCGGCAGGCGGCGGCTTCGGACAGCGGCCGAACCAGCTGTCGCAGAACGTCGTCGCGCTGAACGAGTTGAAGTTCACGCTCCACCAGCGCCTGATCGAGGAGCTGGATCCCAACAAGCTCGAAGGGCTGGGCAAGGAGAAGGCGCGCGAAGCCGTCGAGCAAGCCGCTCGCACGCTCATCGCGCAGGAGATGCCGGGCATCGTCGGGACGACGCGGGACGAACTGGTCTCAGCCGTCGCTGATGAAGTGCTGGGCTTCGGCCCGCTCGAGCCTTTGCTGAGGGACGGCGCCATCTCCGAAGTGATGGTGAACGCGCCGGACACGGTCTTCTATGAAAAAGAAGGACGGCTCTACCTGAGTTCGGTGCGGTTCCGCGATGACACGCACATCATGCGGATCGTCGAGCGTATCGTGGCGCCGCTAGGCCGGCGCGTCGATGAGTCTTCGCCGATGGTGGACGCGCGCTTGCCGGATGGTTCGCGTGTCAACATCATCATTCCGCCCGTGGCGCCGAAAAGCCCGACGGTGACGATCCGAAAGTTCCGCACGGACAAGATGACGATCAACGACCTCGTCGCGACGGGTGCGTTGACGAACGAACTGGCGGAGTTCTTTCGTGCGTGCGTACAGGCTCAACTCAACATCCTGATCTCCGGCGGTACCGGCTCGGGTAAGACGACGATGCTCAACGCGCTTTCGTCGTTCATTCCGGATACCGAGCGCATCGTGACGATCGAGGACCCGACGGAGCTTCAGCTCCAGCAGGGCCACGTCGTGACGCTGGAAGCGCGCCCGGCATCGCTCGAAGGCAAGGGCGAGGTGACGCAGCGCGACCTGGTCCGGAACTCGCTGCGCATGCGGCCGGACCGCATCATCGTGGGTGAGGTGCGCGGGCCGGAAGCATTCGACATGCTCCAGGCGATGAACACCGGTCACGAAGGCTCGCTCGGCACAGTCCACGCCAACACGCCTCGCGACGCGCTCGCGCGGATCGAGAACATGGTGATGATGGCGGGGTTCGAACTGCCGGTGAAGGCGATCCGGGAACAGATGTCATCGGCGCTGCACGTTGTCATTCAGATCGCGCGCTTCCCTGATGGGACACGCAAGGTCGTATCCGTGGCCGAGGTTTCGGGCATGGAGGGCCAGGTGGTGACGATGCAAGACCTGTTCCGATTCGTGCAGACGGGCGTCGACACGGACGGCCGCATCCTTGGAGAACTGCGCACGACGGGCATCCGTCCGCGGTTTGTCGAGAAGTTCGAGGTTTCGGGCATACATCTGCCGCCGGACCTCTTTGCAGTAGCAGGATCAGTGCTCTGA
- a CDS encoding P-loop NTPase — MARNPEIVTVDPELGSRAETKRAAQIAHFTVTGEAGYGVEAVTVARETTPDVFLVSVEEPVALALQTIESLADAQPGVPTVVYSSLADAQSVRRAMVAGARDYLIKPLKPEDLSRAVYGVLEQEERKRIRADGGGTEAPARGTVITVFGAKGGIGKTTISTNLATTLAKMTGANVCLLDMDTRFGDVAIMMDVAVEASIADVARRIDEIDRDKIRDYLVKHHSGVSILPAPLHPTEWRNMTPQHIEKIIELLAQTHDYVVIDTPGTFNELIAAALELANLILLITSMDIASIKDTALALEMLRAAAISEDKVKLTINHSTAANSLREDDVSRVLEYDVFWRIPHDLSVSSSTQLGQPIVIAKPYARVSRSIIDLTHQLTGTKQEKRGFLDRFLGRSA, encoded by the coding sequence ATGGCTCGCAATCCGGAAATCGTAACCGTAGACCCCGAACTCGGGAGCAGGGCCGAGACCAAGCGTGCCGCGCAGATCGCGCACTTCACCGTGACGGGGGAAGCGGGGTACGGAGTCGAGGCTGTGACCGTGGCGCGGGAGACCACGCCGGACGTGTTCCTGGTGTCCGTCGAAGAGCCGGTAGCGCTGGCGCTGCAGACGATCGAGTCGCTCGCGGATGCCCAGCCGGGCGTGCCGACCGTCGTGTACTCGTCGCTCGCGGATGCGCAGTCGGTACGGCGGGCGATGGTGGCGGGCGCGCGGGATTACCTGATCAAGCCGCTCAAGCCGGAAGATTTGAGCCGCGCCGTGTACGGCGTGCTCGAGCAGGAAGAGCGCAAGCGCATCCGCGCCGATGGCGGCGGCACCGAGGCACCTGCACGCGGGACCGTCATCACGGTGTTCGGCGCGAAAGGCGGTATCGGCAAGACGACGATCTCGACGAACCTGGCGACCACGCTCGCGAAGATGACAGGCGCCAACGTCTGCCTGCTCGACATGGACACGCGCTTCGGCGACGTGGCGATCATGATGGATGTGGCAGTCGAGGCGAGCATCGCCGACGTGGCTCGCCGCATCGATGAGATCGACCGCGACAAGATCCGCGACTACCTGGTGAAGCACCACAGCGGCGTCTCGATCCTGCCGGCGCCGCTGCACCCGACAGAGTGGCGGAACATGACGCCGCAGCACATCGAGAAGATCATAGAGCTGCTGGCGCAGACGCACGACTACGTCGTGATCGACACGCCGGGCACGTTCAACGAGCTGATCGCGGCGGCGCTGGAGCTCGCGAACCTGATCCTGCTGATCACGAGCATGGACATTGCGAGCATCAAAGACACGGCGCTGGCGCTGGAGATGCTGCGAGCGGCGGCGATCTCCGAAGACAAGGTGAAGCTCACAATCAACCATTCGACGGCGGCCAACAGCCTGCGGGAAGACGACGTGTCGCGCGTGCTGGAGTACGACGTGTTCTGGCGGATCCCGCACGACCTGTCGGTGTCCAGCAGCACGCAATTGGGTCAGCCAATCGTGATCGCAAAGCCTTACGCCCGCGTGTCGCGGTCGATTATCGACCTGACGCACCAGCTGACAGGCACGAAGCAAGAGAAGCGCGGCTTCCTCGACCGATTCCTCGGCCGATCTGCCTGA
- the cpaB gene encoding Flp pilus assembly protein CpaB, with amino-acid sequence MARTVAGAAPSRTNRRFLIIAVLLAAVSAVLVYAKIAADDTISGGGAATSDTSQVVVAKAEIPANSVITTDMLEIRNVGINGIAQDALSEPASAIGRVTKYPIAANAQISQSAIVESDRPAEALSEIIPSGKRAISITASQVGNAGGLVLPGDYVDLVWICCNGDDIISKTLLSNVQVAAVAQSLVPAAPQAGSAEQPVPGPDGEPVPDASTTTLLLTPQEAQIIALAEGRGELRIALRGDGDDVVGDSGTAILSDILTPEEVARLPLGLRPEGYQDAP; translated from the coding sequence ATGGCACGAACTGTTGCGGGCGCAGCACCGTCACGCACGAATCGCCGGTTCCTGATTATCGCGGTGTTGCTGGCCGCGGTGAGCGCGGTGCTGGTGTACGCGAAAATCGCAGCGGACGACACGATATCGGGCGGAGGCGCAGCGACCTCCGACACGAGCCAGGTCGTCGTGGCGAAGGCCGAAATCCCGGCGAACTCCGTGATTACGACGGACATGCTGGAGATCCGCAACGTCGGTATCAATGGCATCGCCCAGGACGCGCTCAGCGAACCGGCGAGTGCCATCGGGCGGGTGACGAAGTATCCGATCGCGGCGAACGCGCAGATCTCGCAAAGCGCGATCGTGGAATCGGACCGGCCCGCCGAGGCGCTGTCGGAGATCATTCCTTCGGGCAAGCGCGCTATATCGATCACGGCATCACAAGTCGGCAACGCCGGCGGCCTGGTGCTGCCGGGCGACTACGTCGACCTGGTGTGGATCTGCTGCAACGGCGACGACATCATCTCGAAGACGCTGCTGAGCAACGTGCAGGTGGCTGCGGTGGCGCAGTCGCTGGTGCCGGCGGCGCCCCAGGCGGGCAGCGCCGAGCAGCCGGTGCCCGGTCCTGACGGCGAGCCGGTGCCCGACGCATCGACCACAACGCTGCTGTTGACGCCGCAAGAGGCGCAGATCATCGCGCTTGCAGAGGGGCGTGGCGAGCTGCGTATCGCGCTGCGGGGCGATGGCGACGACGTGGTCGGAGACAGCGGTACGGCGATCCTCTCCGACATCCTGACGCCGGAAGAGGTAGCGCGGCTGCCGCTGGGCCTGAGGCCCGAGGGTTACCAGGACGCGCCGTAA
- a CDS encoding sigma-70 family RNA polymerase sigma factor gives MVSANQAVPRANDDTPLVLRAIQRDQDAFGELYDRHVVRVYRHIYYMVGNSPEAEDLTAQTFLKAWEAIERYQVRGAPFVSWLLRIAHNLGVSHLRAKRETSQVHEGIIDDKMRRDPESAYEQTAEEELVREAILKLREEQRQVIILRFIEDLDYREVAEIIGKSVAAIRVIQHRALNSLRKQMKLLDPAV, from the coding sequence ATGGTCAGCGCCAACCAGGCGGTACCGCGCGCAAACGATGACACGCCACTCGTGCTGCGCGCCATCCAACGTGACCAGGACGCGTTCGGCGAGTTGTATGACCGCCACGTCGTGCGGGTGTACAGGCACATCTATTACATGGTGGGGAACTCGCCAGAAGCGGAGGATTTGACGGCGCAGACGTTCCTGAAGGCCTGGGAAGCCATCGAGCGGTACCAGGTACGAGGGGCGCCTTTCGTGTCGTGGCTGCTGCGGATCGCTCACAACCTGGGCGTGAGCCACCTTCGAGCGAAGCGGGAGACGTCGCAGGTCCACGAAGGCATCATCGACGACAAGATGCGGCGCGATCCGGAATCGGCGTACGAGCAGACGGCGGAAGAGGAATTGGTCCGGGAAGCCATCCTGAAGCTGCGAGAAGAGCAGCGGCAGGTGATCATTCTCCGCTTCATCGAGGATTTAGATTATCGCGAAGTGGCCGAGATTATCGGTAAGAGTGTCGCGGCCATCCGCGTCATCCAACATCGCGCGCTCAATTCACTGCGCAAGCAGATGAAGCTGCTGGATCCTGCTGTCTGA
- a CDS encoding VWA domain-containing protein — protein MRLRLALAPAVFAVAIGSFGASAQESTLRANIASVSDDTYPHARLVLNIEDDSAAGLAELGADNIAITANGAPAAVVSAELASSQDEPLDLLLVMDTSGSMAGAAMTSAKDAAKALVSELAASDRVAVVSFADQVVVVQDYTQDRQLVTSAVDGLVAQGNTALYQATAVAAFKAVSSTATRKAVVLLSDGADFGGASAATRDEAINAARNAGVPYFTIAQGSDLDLPYLREVADVSKGRLLEAVNPADLRSLYLSVGRLLRNQYIVTFDATGVAALPESTINVRVSAAGREASDEATYRPAPGFAPLVDISGIEDGDTVDGVRDILVNIGPATQAARVLFFVDGSQVAEMATGPYVFRFDAGSVANGEHVIRVVVEVAGQPLESSVSFTSGPPVAATGSGGGGLPLIVVLGAAIAVVIVGSCILGYFKFRHRGTDIAQLSVTQRTVPWAQQVAQTRAAPEMPLLHIDEPEVEQESIGEPLGVLISRGGADLGSEYTVGAAPVSMGSAARCGVRIDDAELAAEEARTWVRGGHLMVHRMTRLSVIAADGTSGGWMILEPGDTFAIGEHVFEFRMLDTPVSTLQIAADDAAPSPALAPVPVDSGPVPNVLRDPVASDAAAPASQDVVRIPLADMMPSSEGGPRVHDDVDTDDEE, from the coding sequence ATGAGATTGCGGTTGGCGCTTGCACCGGCTGTCTTCGCGGTGGCGATCGGGTCATTCGGGGCGTCCGCACAAGAGTCGACACTGCGCGCCAACATCGCATCCGTTTCTGATGACACGTATCCGCACGCGCGGCTCGTGCTGAACATCGAAGATGATTCGGCCGCAGGCTTGGCGGAGCTGGGCGCGGACAACATCGCGATCACGGCGAACGGAGCGCCAGCGGCGGTTGTGAGCGCCGAGCTGGCGTCGTCGCAGGACGAGCCGCTCGACCTCCTGCTCGTGATGGACACAAGCGGCAGCATGGCGGGCGCGGCGATGACGAGCGCGAAGGACGCAGCCAAGGCGCTGGTGAGCGAACTGGCAGCCAGCGACCGCGTGGCCGTCGTGAGTTTCGCGGATCAGGTCGTCGTGGTGCAGGACTACACGCAGGACCGACAACTGGTGACGTCGGCGGTCGACGGACTGGTCGCGCAGGGGAACACAGCGCTCTACCAGGCGACGGCCGTGGCTGCGTTCAAAGCCGTCTCTTCGACCGCGACGCGGAAAGCGGTGGTGTTGCTGAGCGACGGCGCGGACTTCGGCGGGGCGAGCGCGGCGACGCGAGACGAAGCGATCAACGCCGCGCGCAACGCCGGCGTGCCGTACTTCACGATCGCGCAGGGATCGGACCTGGACCTGCCCTATCTGCGGGAGGTCGCCGACGTGTCGAAGGGCCGGCTACTGGAAGCCGTCAATCCCGCTGACCTGCGGAGCCTGTACCTGAGCGTCGGGCGGCTGCTGCGCAACCAATACATCGTCACGTTCGATGCCACCGGCGTCGCGGCGCTTCCGGAGTCGACGATCAACGTGCGCGTTTCCGCGGCCGGGCGCGAGGCGAGCGATGAAGCGACGTACCGCCCGGCGCCGGGCTTTGCGCCGCTCGTGGACATCAGCGGCATCGAAGATGGCGACACGGTGGACGGCGTGCGCGACATCCTCGTAAACATCGGGCCGGCGACGCAAGCAGCCCGGGTGCTGTTCTTCGTCGATGGGTCGCAAGTCGCGGAGATGGCAACGGGGCCGTACGTGTTCAGGTTCGACGCTGGAAGCGTTGCCAATGGCGAGCATGTGATTCGCGTGGTCGTGGAGGTCGCCGGGCAGCCGCTCGAGAGCAGCGTATCGTTCACGTCCGGCCCACCCGTCGCGGCTACCGGAAGCGGTGGCGGCGGACTGCCGCTGATCGTCGTTCTCGGCGCTGCAATCGCGGTCGTGATCGTAGGTAGCTGCATCCTGGGTTACTTCAAGTTCCGGCACCGAGGGACGGATATTGCGCAACTGAGCGTCACGCAACGCACGGTCCCATGGGCGCAACAAGTCGCCCAAACGCGCGCGGCGCCGGAAATGCCCCTGTTGCACATAGATGAACCCGAAGTGGAGCAAGAATCAATCGGCGAGCCGCTGGGCGTGTTGATTTCTCGCGGCGGCGCGGACCTCGGCAGCGAGTATACGGTGGGGGCCGCGCCCGTGAGTATGGGGTCCGCCGCGCGGTGCGGCGTGCGGATCGACGATGCGGAGCTGGCGGCGGAGGAAGCGCGCACGTGGGTCCGCGGCGGACACCTCATGGTGCACCGGATGACGCGCCTTTCGGTGATCGCGGCCGATGGAACGTCGGGCGGATGGATGATCCTCGAGCCCGGCGACACGTTTGCCATCGGCGAGCATGTTTTCGAGTTCCGGATGCTCGACACGCCCGTGTCAACGCTGCAGATCGCCGCTGACGATGCTGCACCATCACCTGCACTCGCGCCTGTACCGGTGGATAGCGGACCGGTGCCGAACGTCCTGCGCGATCCGGTGGCCTCGGATGCAGCGGCGCCGGCATCACAGGACGTGGTCCGCATTCCGTTGGCGGACATGATGCCTTCGAGCGAAGGCGGACCGCGGGTTCACGACGACGTCGACACCGACGACGAAGAGTAG